The genomic stretch ATATTAAAGGAAATGCTTCCAGATGATAATGAACTTCCGAAGAGTACATATGATGCCAAGAAGATTTTGTGTCCCATGGGTATGGGATATAAAAAGATACATGTTTGCCCTAACGATTGCATATTGTTTAGGAATGATTACAAAGATTTGCATGCATGTCCAATATGTGGGGCATCTCGTTTCAAAACAAGAGAGAATGTTGCTGGGAAAGTAAGTTTGAAAAGTCCACCAGCTAAAGTTATGTGGTATCTTCCAATTCTCTCAAGATTTAAGCGTATGTTTGCTAATCCAAGCGACGCGAAAAACTTAACATGGCATGCAGATCAAAAAATTTCTGATGGCAAGCTTCGACACCCGGCTGATTCTCGTCAATGGACAACATTTGATAATGCATTTCCTGAATTTGGTCACGAGCCGAGAAATCTTAGGCTTGGACTTTGTACTGATGGTATGAACCCTCACGGGAACCTAAGTAGCAAACATAGCTCGTGGCCAGTTATGttggtaatttataatttacctccttggttgtgtatgaaacgCAAATACAAATTATTGTGCTTAATGATTTCTGGGCCAAAACAACCAGGAAATGATATAGATGTCTTTTTGGCGCCTTTGATTGAAGACTTGAAAAGTTTGTGGGATGAAGGTGCGTTAGTGTTTGACGCATACCGAAAAGAGAGTTTTAAGTTGCATGCAATGCTTTTCTGCACAATCAATGACTTTCCAGCTTATGGAAACCTATCTGGATATAGTCTCAAAGGACATATGGCATGCCCCATATGCGAAGATAATATATGTTATCATCAACTTGTTCATGGCAGAAAGACAGTCTACATGGGGCATCGAAGATTTCTAGATAAATTTCACCCTTATCGAAGATTAAAAAAAGCTTTCAAAGGGGTACAAGACTATACAGATGCTCTACAACCATTAACTGGGATTCAAGTTTATGAACGCGTAGAGTGTATCAATGTTACTTTTGGTAAGACTTAAAAACTTAAATCTCAAAGAGGTAAGAGATTAAAATCTAATGTTGATGTACCATCAAATGAGAAGAGTCCGtggaaaaagaaatcaatattctttgatcttcCATATTGGAAGACACTTGATGTCAGACATAGTATTGATGTGATGcatgttgagaaaaatgtgTGTGATAGTCTTGTTGGAACTCTTTTAGACATAAAAGGTAAGACTAAAGATGGTCTCAATGCTAGATTGGACTTGATTGATATGGGTATATGACCTACATTAGCTCCACGCAGTGGTGATAAGAAGACATATTTGCCTCCAGCTGCTCATACTTTGTCAAGAAAGGAGAAAATCAGTTTTTGTGAATGTTTACGTGGGGTGAAGGTATCACAATGGTACTCATCAAATATCAGTAGACTTGTTAATAtccaagatttaaaattggtgGGATTGAAGTCTCATGATTGCCATGCCttaatgcaacaactattgCCAGTGGCTGTTAGAGGCATATTGCCTAAAAAGTTGAGATATACCGTCATCagactttgtttctttttcaatgcAATTTGTGCGAAAGTCATTGATCTAGACAAATTAGATGAATTACAGAATGGCATTATAGTTACACTGTGTCAGCTAGAGATGCATTTTCCACCTGCGTTTTTTGATATCATGGTTCATTTGCTTGTACATTTGGTGAGAGAGATCAGAGAGTGTGGTCCAGCTTATTTGAGGTGGATGTACCCATTTGAAAGGTACAGGAAAGTCTTAAAAGGTTATGTGAGGAACCGATATAGGCCAGAAGCATCTATTGTTGAAAGTTATATTGTTGAAGAGGTTATTGAGTTCTGTACTGAATATTTGGCAGGGGTAAAGGCAATTGGTGTTCCAAAGTATCGACATGAAGGAAGAATTGATGGAAAGGGTCATCGACATCCCAAAATGCATATTATGTCTCGTGAAGATGTTCCAATGGATACTAAGGAGAATGTTTGGGAAGAAATTCTGGTAACCTTTTTgatatttagatttttatttaccaaataaattaatataattgcattgGATACTAATAAATAACTTTTTCTTGCAGAGTACTTACGATATTCCCAACACAGATGATATGAAGAAGCATTGGATACAATATGCGGGTCAACGGTGGAaagattttaaaacaaaattgactAGCAAGTATATATTTGGCAATTTGTCACATATGAATCCATGTGATAAATACACGTTCCTTAATTCCCTCAAACAAATCGAATGTGAAAATTCCCTCCTTATCCATCATCTCTTTTTCACACTCTCTATTCTCATCCCCCCACTCTAAATGTCTAAAATGattacctttttctttttcagaatataacAAAGTAATCTCCCATTCACTTATCAACTCGTCTCGTCCCAAATCATAtgattcattttccaagaatttaaaactatcatattcatcttcaaacaaactagaatccctatgattttcaaacaatttatcatgatttactatagagtcatcctcccaaaaattaaagcaatcatagtcgCAAGCAATAGAAATAACAATGTTTCATTGATTTGCTGTATTGGTTTTTTTGGTCCTCCCATGTATTTGGACCATTTTTTCAGTTTTATATATAGGGAGAGGATCTCAATGGTTGGACATGCCAATTCACTTCCACGAAATGGCCTCCACCTATTCGAGCATAGGATTAATCCTCCTCCATCTTGTTTTTCTTAGTTGGCTTTGCCACTGTTTTGGTTGTAACAATGTACAGCATGTACTAGATGTTTTGATCTGGGTCGGGGCATGCCTCGTTCCCTCGAGAATATACATTTACATTtcctcgaaaaaaaaaaaaaaaaacaatgcgTAGGGAGTCGTTTTTACAAGGAGCATGAGTATCTTTATCTAGACTTTCgcactcattgataaaattgtcaacaaatcctatggaatcatcctcccaaaaataaaaacattcagtatcatgagaatataaatcattgtCGCATCgtaaaagggagtcatccacttgagtgtcaaaagtaaatctatcaaaAGAACATGGATCTTCGAAGATAGTAAtgcaagaaggtttaggaatgttaccatgtgtaggctctttatcttcccataccacttcgatgttctcatcatcgctctccatctcgacctcttttggattttctaattcgaaaattggaacttcttctagcATTGGAGCATAATTGTCTACCATCCCTTCActaccttcttttttttcagCGTTTTGTGTATCcatccttggattggcttccaggATTGGGAGATTTTCTTCAAGTGGATTACCTAtccgtgatgaacttgtcctcatgaactcctccatcatggctagcatCATGGCTCCTAATTTCAGCTTTcaagttagccgtatcctcctttgCCATTCTTGAGAATACTTCTATCTTCTCcttaagaatttcgatttcatccttggccggtgggatataatcacaaggatcgggTAGGGTAAAATATGGATTAGAAGGCGGTGTCTCAAGGTAATGTGTAGGACTGTTTCCTTTAAAAATCtgtgatggagatgggtaatggttgtttgggtgggaattatggaacgaaaatggctcgggagtatagcttgggttgattgttctcatcattagtgcaagcttactctctatgttttggaatatttctttaGAGGTTATcgagtcattttgataagtgGATTATTATGggggaaatttgttttgattcggtgggatagggtgtgtgtatggtggtgggtgatggttatatatataagatgaaTAAGAAGTTGGGTGCGGTaagtagtgatatggaaatggataagggttttgaggtggatagtgatatgttggtggaatgtaagtatgggtggaatggggataatttggatatggttggggtggaacaTGGTTTAAAGGATTACCCTCATGGTGTGGGCAACCATGGGGATACATTGGAGCATACattggcaagcttacaaatgatttttaacataaatttcctgcacaaagcttagccaacaacaaatatatgcaactagaagtagttgcaagtgagcacaagatatacaagacAATgcaagctcacttcttcaagcaaataacaaaaataagaaaataaaataaacaaaaacaaagcaattcaagaactcttaaaaatccaacttcaaaaacgtcaacacaattcaagaaccgtttgccatccccggcaacggcgctaTTTTGATGTTTACTATTTTGCGGTgaggtgaatgtgaaggtggatgtggtaaaacgaagagtcaaggctccccgagtgtcgtgtctctcaaggatggcgaatgggaattaaATTGGTGTTGACATTATCGGAGTTAAAGGcaagagttacaagtattacaaaagaTTGATTTGGTAAGTAAGTTTGGGGGTTGTAGAAAGGAAATTTCGCTAAAGGTGCAAGGGAAATGAAAAGGGGTGTGCACCAAAGTTAAACAACTTGATTGATCTTCATAGGGGATTTGGAAAACGAGTTTGgtgatcgagtaagggagtcaaggtattagttccgagtggcgtcacactcagactcttaatcctcattcggttgaggcatttcatcgaacacctagtctaccactcctctcggatcttgtcctttcggactaagagcggagatatgggtgagttgggctcgtgagaggccgctatcgcgcactctctcacttccctcCAGTTTACtagctattccggccgaaatagaagtaaagcttgaacaacttcaaccatacaaacatcaatcctactccttcatctttcaaaactatagagcaaattctaaacaacaatcaagagtttAACAACGGCTCACAcgcccaaaatactctactcaatcatggaaatcattcaaaacaacaaaatagaaattacttttaataataaatctaaattAGCAATTCAATGGAAAGAGTGTGTTACCCAAGGAATGGtgagttctacatcttcaatccatcttcaatcctaGATCTACACTACTCTAATGGAAATttagtgtgtttttcctccccaacggggaagaaatagagagaaaaatcagatctgaaagttgggagagtcctccttcaaaaatgagaaagaagggtttaaatagctgcccAAAGAGTCGAAATTCCGCTGCTGCCCTACTGTCCCGCTTCCACGCctttcacacgcgtgtggccttgcgtgggagctttctggattaattacacgcctgctcacacgcgtgtgatggcgcgtggcagcctcctgcttgatggattctttgtttgttgcttcttttggcccaaaaaCTTTGTtgtatccttcggaaatgactcaaagtatttttcttgagttggatttgtcaaatagatgctaattagaggttttatccatgaaagtgatcataattgggtgctgagacattaaaatatcatctaaacacgacccgaattttgactgtttttggcacttatcaaagtttccacactttagatcttgcttgtcctcaagcaagcgttCTATCAAATCCTAATCATCTAAGTGCCAAGAACAGTTAATTGAAGATAGGATAATCAAAAATTTCGTGATCAGGTGTGTTGGAATGGAGCGGGTGAAATTTCCTTCACTATCTAGCAAGACTATTAAGTTTAGGTCAGACAAATGCAAGAAATATACGGAGGAAGCAAATGCTTTTGAAGTGTAGTTTTCAAAAATGACAATCACACTTTTCCAATCATGCAATTATTGGGGATTCGTCTTATATTTTATTGGGGCCTAAAAGctgatcccactagtgggaacgatgtgcacaaccTGGCCACAATTTCcaaccatacgccaaagcccctgtactgaaaattaagtgagggcagggacatggaccgctcatcgccatggcttgggcgatcgctctattttctcacctcctaggataacgtcgtcgggctacccgacttcaaatggagatccatgctttttcgaagacagtgcaatgggtgcccgaatcctagcgaggcggctcacctcctctcatttttctcttctccttggaacattttaagtggacaaccgactccagatataacattcgaagactatggttgaacacttcctagcgagaaggcttTCCTCGGATTTTATCTCTGGGAATGGCCTTTTTGAAGGCCTTTATTCATGTTtcaccatgtcaacccctcatgcctctttctagggagtagggattattttcactcaaagctcactttaaagctctccttttgccccatgtcctgctagatttagttcatttccgggcttcacaatttttatctttctaaagcctAGGGGGTACACACTCTCACTTCgagcgatccttgactaaggtcccactaaaatagaagacgaaagacatgcaatcatgcagaattttcaaatttttgatggtggtgtgtgtcacagatagcttccagagcatatttcaaacatttgtttTGGCATAAAAGTAAGAGTCTTCCTAGATAGTGCAGGCAACAACACACTCTTTTGTCCTAACACCTTAACAACTCAACTGATTACTCATCTTATGCAagacatcctttccacactttaaaagatgacatcgtcctcgatgtcgcCATAAGGAGCGGTGGAGAAGGAGTTgggtcaaagaattaattaacaaggagcacctttccacactttaaaagtgtttcctgggcttcgcaattttttcaattttaacaccCAAAAAGATCTTTCATTGACTCAAAGAATAAGAATGTTATACCAGGCATTGAACAACCATCCTTCTTTCAAAAGGGAATAGAAGATATACCTTTCGtagcaattcttcatttaaGCATTGACCGTCCCTTTTCCTAGACAAAATATTCCATAAAAG from Ipomoea triloba cultivar NCNSP0323 chromosome 12, ASM357664v1 encodes the following:
- the LOC115999390 gene encoding uncharacterized protein LOC115999390 produces the protein MDKSWMNASRISQEYDDGVKNFINFAKNNLPGSNERLLCPCKKCCNQKRLCVKDVYDDLICHGINPSYTKWIWHGENNVATTSNMYVYNEANEDDESEDQLDEMFRDDGEEFTDRSNELDELLKDSKLPLWPGCSKYTRLSAVLKLFNLKAGNGWSDKSFTALLEILKEMLPDDNELPKSTYDAKKILCPMGMGYKKIHVCPNDCILFRNDYKDLHACPICGASRFKTRENVAGKVSLKSPPAKVMWYLPILSRFKRMFANPSDAKNLTWHADQKISDGKLRHPADSRQWTTFDNAFPEFGHEPRNLRLGLCTDGNDIDVFLAPLIEDLKSLWDEAYGNLSGYSLKGHMACPICEDNICYHQLVHGRKTVYMGHRRFLDKFHPYRRLKKAFKGVQDYTDALQPLTGIQVYERVECINVTFAPRSGDKKTYLPPAAHTLSRKEKISFCECLRGVKVSQWYSSNISRLVNIQDLKLVGLKSHDCHALMQQLLPVAVRGILPKKLRYTVIRLCFFFNAICAKVIDLDKLDELQNGIIVTLCQLEMHFPPAFFDIMVHLLVHLVREIRECGPAYLRWMYPFERYRKVLKGYVRNRYRPEASIVESYIVEEVIEFCTEYLAGVKAIGVPKYRHEGRIDGKGHRHPKMHIMSREDVPMDTKENVWEEILSTYDIPNTDDMKKHWIQYAAFCVSILGLASRIGRFSSSGLPIRDELVLMNSSIMASIMAPNFSFQRVGVAGDEGGGIGVWFSEGGASLEIEIFRDRVGEE